In Streptomyces qaidamensis, one DNA window encodes the following:
- a CDS encoding DinB family protein, producing MTRRTDTPSAWDERTQLVTFLDYARDTALAKCEGVSAEDARKAPLPSSPLMTLCGLISHLRWVEHYWFQVMFLGEEPVGPLTEATDDDPDPEMRTAVDIPLPRLLAEYREQSARYRRLVSEHDLNSTAKRPISDGRHVDLRWVILHLIEETSRHNGHLDVVRELVDGRTGV from the coding sequence TGGGACGAGCGTACGCAGCTGGTCACCTTCCTCGACTACGCCCGGGACACCGCGCTGGCCAAGTGCGAGGGCGTGTCAGCCGAGGACGCCCGCAAGGCCCCGCTCCCGAGTTCACCGCTGATGACGTTGTGCGGGCTGATCAGCCATCTGCGCTGGGTCGAGCACTACTGGTTCCAGGTGATGTTCCTGGGCGAGGAGCCTGTGGGGCCGCTCACCGAGGCGACCGACGATGATCCCGACCCCGAGATGCGGACAGCGGTCGACATCCCGTTGCCCCGCCTTCTCGCCGAGTACCGGGAGCAGAGTGCCCGTTACCGCCGCCTGGTGTCCGAGCACGACCTGAACTCAACGGCCAAGCGTCCCATCAGCGATGGCCGCCATGTCGACCTCCGCTGGGTGATCCTCCACCTCATCGAGGAGACGTCCCGCCACAACGGCCACCTCGACGTCGTCCGTGAGCTCGTCGACGGGCGGACCGGCGTCTGA
- a CDS encoding DUF397 domain-containing protein, which yields MAPGFPETVPVRDSKNPDGPVLVVGRSAWAAFTAAL from the coding sequence ATAGCCCCCGGTTTCCCAGAAACCGTCCCCGTCCGCGACAGCAAGAACCCTGACGGGCCGGTCCTGGTCGTGGGGCGGTCTGCCTGGGCGGCGTTCACCGCCGCCCTCTGA